The Babylonia areolata isolate BAREFJ2019XMU chromosome 17, ASM4173473v1, whole genome shotgun sequence genome has a window encoding:
- the LOC143291776 gene encoding uncharacterized protein LOC143291776: MCMKKFYHYTDYDGLRGIVKSREIRMSRTGSHGRGVYFCRMAPEKGRRRIARNNWDGGASRVEGKGRVDYAIAVLLPKWKVKKYGSIYVFKEHVDLDYTDFKLYSKYKDHRDLLDEFTDSDTDSDSDTDTDSDSDSDSD, encoded by the exons ATGTGTATGAAGAAGTTTTACCACTACACGGACTACGATGGACTTCGGGGAATCGTCAAGTCCCGTGAGATACGGATGAGTCGTACTGGATCGCATGGACGTG gtgtctacTTCTGCCGGATGGCCCCGGAGAAGGGCAGACGTCGGATCGCCAGGAACAACTGGGACGGGGGTGCCAGTCGGGTGGAGGGCAAGGGACGGGTGGATTACGCCATAGCGGTCCTACTTCCCAAATGGAAGGTGAAGAAATACGGGTCCATTTACGTCTTCAAGGAGCACGTAGACCTGGACTACACGGACTTCAAGCTGTACTCCAAGTACAAGGATCACCGCGATCTTCTCGATGAGTTCACTGACTCTGACACTGACtctgactctgacactgacactgactccgACTCTGACTCCGACTCTGACTGA
- the LOC143291775 gene encoding uncharacterized protein LOC143291775 has product MHVCVKTLTGQAITIEVNPSDTTDDVKAKIQDRLGIPHHHQRLVFNGRELQNGSQLSDYNIEEVLEEAGRDGKKRQTTSSRPQKSPGVMFCIVGTCPPGSRPQVPKKTDFLYVRLPFKWSDPRCFSRPVPGESWLIFPRGEPQSSGFVWLSDGVYRMYGLWRDGKGEYRLRQRELTAQLNSLSL; this is encoded by the exons atgcatgtgtgcgtgaagaCCCTTACAGGCCAGGCGATCACCATTGAGGTGAATCCCTCAGACACCACTGACGATGTCAAGGCCAAGATCCAGGACAGGTTGG GTATCCCCCATCACCATCAACGCCTTGTCTTCAACGGCAGAGAGCTGCAGAATGGAAGCCAACTATCCGACTACAACATAGAGGAAG tgCTGGAGGAAGCAGGACGTGACGGGAAGAAACGTCAGACCACGTCCTCACGTCCACAGAAATCCCCAGGGGTCATGTTCTGCATCGTCGGCACCTGTCCCCCGGGCAGTAGACCACA GGTTCCGAAGAAGACGGACTTCCTGTATGTACGTCTACCATTCAAGTGGAGTGATCCTCGCTGCTTCAGCCGTCCCGTTCCTGGAGAGTCGTGGCTCATCTTCCCGCGAGGTGAACCCCAGTCGTCCGGATTCGTCTGGCTTTCCGACGGAGTATACCGGATGTACGGATTGTGGCGGGACGGGAAGGGAGAGTATCGGCTGAGGCAGAGAGAACTGACTGCACAGTTAAATTCCTTGTCTCTGTGA